The Chiloscyllium plagiosum isolate BGI_BamShark_2017 chromosome 18, ASM401019v2, whole genome shotgun sequence sequence TTTCCTTAtcaactttcttaaatactgggACCCCAttagcaacctccagtcttccagcacctcacctgtggttaccaataatacaaatatctcagcaaggggcccagcaattacttccctagcttcccacagagttctaggataaaTCTGATCAGGTCCGGGGGATTGCTCCATCTTTCTGCATTTTACAAAATCCAGtccactttctcctctgtaatatataCATTTTTCAAGTTGTTGCTACTTGTTTTCCCACATTCActatcttccacatcctccttcatagtaaacactaatgcaaaatatctcccccatctcctgcggttccacatataggtggccttgctgatttttaaagtGCCCTATTCTCTtcttgttactcttttgtccttggattctccttatttgcaaaagctatttcatgtcccctttttggttCCCTATTCCCCTCTTAAGtagactcctactgcctttatactttacTCAGGATTCAATCGATCCCTGCCGTCTATACCTGACGTGCTGCTTTCTTGTTCTTGACAGaaatctcaatttctccagtcatccagcattccctacacttaccagccttgcccttcaccctaacagaacATACTGTCTCaggactctcatctcatttttgaaggctttccattttccagccatccctttatctgtgaatatctgcccccaatcaacttttgaaagttcttgcctaattggccttcctccagtttagaacttcaactttagatccaccattattttaaaagtaatagaattGTTTAATAATTTCACAATCTTCATGAGCAATTAATACTCTAGGAGCTTATAGTAACTTATAAACTTAGTAACCATCACAGAAATCCATGACACATTCAATGGTAACCATGACCTGCCAGTGTCCAAGTACGACAGGTTAAGAATTCATTTCTTGACAGATTCGTAGAATAGCGTTGTCCAGAAGGAGATGATTCCGCTCATTGAGTCTGTCAGCTTTCAAACAGCAATTCAGTCGGTACCACACTCCTGTTCTTTCCCCACATCCctgttttcaaatttcaaatattaTCTAATTCATTTATGAAATGaactattgaatctgctttcaccaaGATTGTCTTTGGCAGAGAAAACCAGGGCAATCAGCTTAAATCTATTCCTGCTGGCATTTGATTCTTCATTCACTAGaaacagtttttctttatttattctacCTAAAAccctcaattttaattttaaattgcatCTCTGTCAAAATGTTAGCACAATCAGTTGGGGACGATTGTCCATTtacattttttacaaaaaaaacttcaatctGGCTACTGTCAAATGAACTCTGCCTACACTTGGACATTTTATTTGGGTATAAATGtatttgattttgctgctcgtcggatgctgcctgaattgctgtgctcttccagcaccactgatccagaaccttttTACGTAAAATATGTCAACCAGGATGTGCATGATATGTGGATGCAAGGGATAAAGTGAATTGCTCCCAGACTGGAACTGAATAGGTTCTTTATCTTTAGTATTTTTCTTCAGCAGTGAGATTTACAATCCTCTGGTGTGTACCGTTCACTGGTTCAGCATCACAGTCTGGTATGCCACCATGGCCTATTGCTTTTTAATCCAGGACTTGCTGTTTTGCTGGGGTGTGGAATTAGGCCATGTCCACCATGTCATCATTATTCATCCAAGCTTGGCCAATGAGTGTCAACAGGCTCCAGGACACCACTGCATACGTGATCATGGTTTTATTTTCCCACATCAAACACAGACCCATCATAAATTTGTGGTCAACACCTAACATGAGAAACCCTGGTTGTTTTCACTTCGCTGTTTCCAAAAACATTGAGGCATGGCAAACGAAGGGTATTTCTGAACAGAGATATATTTTGGTAAATATCATAGCAAATTTATAGAGTAATTCTTGATGATAACTGTTTCCAATGCTCTATGGAATGATGCCCTTTGGACCTATCAATATTTAGGTGCATTCCTTTGTATTACCCACAagtgaggaaacatcctctgatATTACAGGTTCTGAAACAGTGCTTCTAATTGGATTTTACTACAAAATAAACTTCATGGAAGCAGTGAATTTTCTCTATCACAGAGTACTGGCATGAACTATATGGAacacatttctttattttcttttctttacatTTGCTTCAGGAAACTCACTAACTGTTAAGCCTAAGAGATCAAGAGTCCTAAGAAAGTAAGCTGGAGGAGCAGCCACAATCAGTGTCTCTAATTTCTTAGTTTCAAATGGTGGAATTGAAAGTTTGTGTAGGTGAAGGTGAAGAGGCATTTTCCACATCTGTTTCTGGTCAAAATGCAACTTCCGCAGCAAGGATTCATCCAAGACCTAATGAGTTAAGCAAAATGTCACCATAGTTTCAAACCCTACTGGTATCAGGACACACATACGAGACTAAATCcacttatagagttatagagatgtacagcatggaaacagacccttcagtccaacccaatctagtcccacctgccagcaaccggcccatacccctccaaaccctcaatattcatatatccatccaaatgcctcttaaatgttgaaattgtaccagcctccaccacttcctctggcagctcattccgtattcgtaccacccgctgcgtgaaagagttgccccttaggtctcttttatatctttcccctctcaccctaaacctatgtcctctagttctggactccccgaccccagggaaaagactttggctattatcttatccatgcccctcgaaATTTTGtagacctttataaggtcacccctcagcctccgacgctccagggaaaacagccccagcctgttcagcctctccctatagctcaaatcctccaaccctggcaacatccttgtaaatctttctgaactccaTATGTTGAAAAGTTAAATGCATAATATATCTTgaacagctgcctcacagtgccaggcacctgggttcaattcccacctcaggcgactctctgtgtggagtttgcacattttccccatgtctgcgtgggtttcctccgggtgctctggtttcctcccacaatccaaaaatgtgcaggtaaggtgaattggccttgctaaattgcccatagtgttacttgaaggggtaaatgtaggggaatgagtctgggtgggttgcgcttcggcgggtcggtgtggacttgttgggccgaagggcctgtttcgacactgtaagtaatctaatctaatctaatctaaatctggaAATATGCGGATGTTAGCATGAATCAACGATTACCTGTGAGGCTGAAGCAATATCTGATGAGCTCATTTAATAGTGAGATTTGCAAAGAAATAAGACGAATGGTAATAGATTTTAAGATGACATGGACAAACTAGTGAAATGAACAAAAACATGCAAGTAAAATGAAGAAGTGTGAAGTAAAACATTTTCATGCGAAGAACACGGAGCTGCAACGTGAACTAAATTTATTTAAAGGAACAAACAGGTTCAATGAGTTCCAGAACATAGGGGCTCAGGCAGCTAAGGAGAAagtggaatgaggtgccagagataATCATGGAGCAGTTAAAATCACAGTGCTCGTGAGGGCTAAATTAGAAGAGTAATGATATTTTCTACTGCAGTAGGGTGACAGGAAACCACAAAGACAGGGAGGGTTGTCGCATGGAAGGCTTTAAAAACAAGCATGAGAACTCTCAAATCCCTCACACACAGATTCTTCCCCAACTGCTAATAACACCTCAGCTAGTAATACCCACTTCACTCCTGCTCACCCTTAACAAGATCCAATCCTCTTTCAGCATGCCATTCTTATAATGATACTCTAATTTACCTGAATTCGAGGAATTGCTAATTCCACTGGGAGACAGAAGGGAATTCCCAGAACCTTCCCCAGCCTGGAAGAATACACATGATCCCCAAGAACCGCAGAGAGTTTGACAGTGAGGTGGACCTGTAACACACTTTCAAAGGCTGATGCGGGAGGAAAGTGAACAAACATTGGAAAATTGTAAATCTCGGATACAACCAGCCGACAGTAGTTTAATTAAAGAAAACCCAGACTACATTAACTCACTTGTGAGAGGTTGAAGCTGTACTAATGCACAGCCATTTGCAGTATCGAGAACCTTATACCTTGTAACAGCCTTCTTTGCTTCCTTCCGCTGAAAGTTTCCAGGTGTGGGATGAAACACTGGAACCACCTATATTAGCGTAACAAAACACGATAAAAGTAAAATCATTGTAAGCTTTAAAGGCCCAGGCAGGCAGTAAATATACAGATCTGATCCATATTTACCTCACCACGCGACTATCTGGAATATGTCATTCTCATTATTTCTAAAACCTAGAAATGTAGTCTGCATTATCAAAGGCAAAAGGGCATTAATTTGCTCCCTTTCTATTTTTCTCAGCCTCCCTCCACAGAAGAATCAGTAATCAAATGACCATTTCAAATGCTGATATTCTGTTAAGATTAGCAGTAAGAAATTTGTGGTTTAGATTTTTGTCCCTCTTCCTAGGGAACTTTCTCAACACTTAACTCACCTTCAACAGCACAGCCAACATTAGGATCTCCTAATAGACAGTCATACGAGGGAATCCACACATTGTGCATGAACAACACccagaacctcgattatccaaatgagacaggcggggagtattttgttcagataattgttTGTTTGGATAACCGGAAACAAGCGGTAATTTGAGTGCAGGTTATCTGAATATTTCTTGGTTATCTGGCAATGCACGCCATAATGCCGTTTaattgataactgaatgctgagttgcctaatgccatttttaaagggaccttgagatcttggtcagacaatctgaaatttggataattgatgttcagataatcgaggttctactgAACCTGTTTTGGTTTTCCAATTAATTGTCACTAACCATCATGCTTATTCTGATGGAGAAAGTGGAAGGAGATGCGTCAAATAGAACAATTACCAGCTCATGCTCGCCAATGTTCTGCTTTGTCAGAGCCACACTGATTTCTCCCTCTGCAGGTTCTGGGATGCCCACTGTCACAGCACTGTtacagaaaaaaatatataataaattCAAGAAATCAGAAGGAGATATGCACAGATCCCTGGAGTGATACAGTATGATTCACACCACATTCGTGTGTCataaatttataatttaaatCATTGAACCTGACACTGTAAGATAGAATAAATGTGTACACAAATACAGTAAAAAATAAACAATCAAAGAACTTTAGCAATTATTGACTTATTACACCTTCAGGGCATCTTCAAATAATGTTCATCCAgtgaaatacttcttaaatactGTTGTTATGCAAGCAAGTTAAAAGATGCCAGAAATAACTGTGTTGAAAGCTAAGAAATAGAAGAAGATTAATTCATTCTTCCAGCTCCACTGTCACCTCATTTTCATAACAATGTTTTCTATTCTGCATTCCAGTCACTGATGAACATCCTCCTACTCTGCCTCCTGGGCATTCTCAAAGTTTTGCAATACCTCTTTGCTACATTCTAACATCTCCCCTGCTGCACGCCCAATCACCCTTATACATATCCACCCACAGTCATACCCTGCCATCACCCCTCAGCAACACTTGTACATCTGTTGCGTCATACAGCTGGCAGCAGGCCACCACATCAGCATTTATATATTTAAGACACAGATTTTTGAAAAAGAATAAAACTatctttgaaacaaaacaaagttgCGTTTGAAAGCGTAGCAAAAGTCCTTTAAATAGTTTCAATCAAGCCcattttagataaatgcgaggtgctgcattttgggaaagcaaatcttaacaggacttatacacttaatggtaagggtcgagagtgtgatgccggaaaagcacagcaggtcaggcagcatctgagaagcaggagagtcgatgtttcaggcaaaagctcttcatcaggaatttttctACACCATATCCACACACTTAAATGCTTTTTCTATACCTTGTcagacatcaaaaactgtaagtacaacaaacttttatgtTCCAACCTCAATGATTGGGAGTTTCacacacttattggtaaggtcctgggggtgttgctgaacaaagagaccttggagtgcagttcataactctttgaaagtagagtcgcaggtagataggatagtgaacgtggtgtttggtatgctttcctttagtggtcagagtactgagtacaggagttggggggtcatgttgcggctgtacaagatattggttaggccacttttggaatagtgtgtgcaaatctggtctccctcctataggaaggatgttgtgaaacttgaaagagttccgaaaagatttacaaggatgttgctagggttggaggatttgagctataggaagaggttgaataagctagggctgttttccctggaggatcagaggctgagggatgaccttatagaggtttataaacacatgaggggcatggagggggtaaatagacaaggtcttttccctggggtgatggagaccagaactagaaggcataggtttagggtgagaggggaaagatataaaagagacctaaggggcaacgttttcatgcagagggtggtgtgtgtgtggaatgagctgcaagaggaagtggtggaggctagtacaattgcaacatttaaaaggtacctggatgggaatatgaataggaagggtttggagagatatgggccaggtgctggcaggtgggactagattgggttgggatatctggttggcatagacgagttggaccaaagggtctgtttccgaactgtacatctctatgacttgtctGCAGCAATATTCCTAAATCAAATTCAGTTGGCGACTGCGCTGTGCTCCCTAATATTCAGTTTGCACAACCCTGTCCTCATTGATAATCAGCCACTGTCAAGCCTGTTGTGCCCTGAGCTCATTAATAGTCAAAGAATAGCTGTCCAGTTACTCACAGAGCTCAGTAATGTTTAGTCACTAACAGCTGCAATACTGGTACCGAAGCATTACAAAACTCAGGTGAAAATTCAAGATAAAGTCTGTGCATTATGCTCATTTTTGGGTATATCTATATGccaactcatttttttttaaattgagtagTTGAAAGGTAATAGATtccctagattagattccctacagtctggaaacaggctctttggcccaacaagttctcaccaaacctccgaagagcaaccgatccagacccattcccctacatttacccctgactaatgcacctaacaccatgggcaatttatcatggccaatttacctaacttgcacatcgttgggctgtgggaggaaaccagagcacccggaggaaatccacgcagacacggggagagtgtgcaaaccccacac is a genomic window containing:
- the LOC122558895 gene encoding mitochondrial mRNA pseudouridine synthase RPUSD3-like — its product is MNHIWKQIWTRGSTQPAILHGHSCCCIQRLVTDSASHFSSMISCSDIQLKKQIPKHRQRLKQDKAVSILRDPGVPVLEKLTREDLLKMLATSVVYQENPLIGINKPAGLPITGKELSFTSLLPELQQRLHLSKELHIVKASNRDHSGLVLLSTCHQTTKYIENAFIQARRRKEALTSYCAVTVGIPEPAEGEISVALTKQNIGEHELVVPVFHPTPGNFQRKEAKKAVTRYKVLDTANGCALVQLQPLTTFESVLQVHLTVKLSAVLGDHVYSSRLGKVLGIPFCLPVELAIPRIQVLDESLLRKLHFDQKQMWKMPLHLHLHKLSIPPFETKKLETLIVAAPPAYFLRTLDLLGLTVSEFPEANVKKRK